One genomic window of Ilyobacter polytropus DSM 2926 includes the following:
- the msrB gene encoding peptide-methionine (R)-S-oxide reductase MsrB, protein MNHLFTLLFLIFSTLAFSMDFSSFEKPTDSELKKTLTDLQYKVTQKKGTERPFDNEYWDNKKEGIYVDLISGEPLFSSKDKYKSGTGWPSFTKPLVDENVVTKKDFSLFMIRTEVRSKYGDSHLGHVFKDGPPPTNLRYCLNSASLRFIPKEKMEEEGYGEFLKEFEE, encoded by the coding sequence ATGAATCACTTATTTACTCTTTTATTTCTTATTTTTTCAACTCTTGCTTTTTCAATGGATTTTTCATCTTTTGAGAAGCCGACAGACTCAGAACTAAAAAAAACCTTAACTGACTTACAGTATAAGGTCACACAGAAAAAGGGAACAGAAAGACCCTTTGATAATGAATACTGGGACAACAAAAAAGAAGGTATCTATGTAGACCTTATTTCAGGAGAACCTCTTTTTTCTTCTAAGGATAAATACAAGTCAGGTACAGGATGGCCTAGCTTTACGAAACCTCTTGTAGATGAAAATGTAGTCACAAAGAAAGATTTTTCTCTTTTCATGATAAGAACAGAGGTTCGGAGCAAATATGGAGATTCCCATCTAGGACATGTATTCAAAGACGGTCCCCCTCCTACAAATCTACGTTATTGCCTAAACTCTGCATCACTTCGTTTTATCCCAAAAGAAAAGATGGAAGAAGAAGGCTATGGAGAATTTTTAAAAGAATTTGAAGAATAA
- the recR gene encoding recombination mediator RecR, whose translation MATKSLERLIDEFNKLPGIGRKSATRLAFHVLEMDDMEVNIFAEAIKNVKSSVKKCVICGNFGEEETCDVCRDEYRTNEIICVVEDTRDIVSFEKAKKYRGRYHVLNGKIDPLNGMTPDKLNIKSLVERVAAEDVKEVILAMNPDLEGETTAMYLTNLLKPFGIKVTKIASGIPMGGNIEFSDIATISKALEGRREL comes from the coding sequence ATGGCTACTAAATCCCTTGAAAGATTGATAGATGAATTTAATAAACTCCCTGGAATAGGAAGAAAAAGTGCAACTAGGCTCGCTTTTCATGTATTAGAGATGGATGATATGGAGGTAAATATTTTTGCAGAGGCGATAAAAAATGTAAAGTCCTCTGTGAAAAAATGTGTGATCTGTGGAAATTTTGGAGAAGAGGAAACATGTGATGTGTGCCGAGATGAGTATAGGACCAATGAGATAATCTGTGTGGTAGAGGACACCAGAGATATAGTTTCCTTTGAGAAGGCGAAAAAGTATAGGGGAAGATATCATGTCTTAAACGGAAAAATAGACCCTCTAAACGGTATGACTCCAGATAAGCTCAATATAAAATCTCTAGTAGAGAGAGTAGCAGCTGAGGATGTAAAGGAGGTCATACTTGCCATGAACCCAGATCTCGAGGGGGAGACTACGGCAATGTATCTGACCAATCTTTTAAAGCCCTTTGGAATCAAGGTCACTAAAATAGCCAGTGGGATCCCTATGGGTGGAAATATAGAGTTTTCAGATATAGCCACAATATCAAAGGCACTAGAGGGAAGAAGAGAACTTTAA